In a genomic window of Sulfurisphaera tokodaii str. 7:
- a CDS encoding tRNA uridine(34) 5-carboxymethylaminomethyl modification radical SAM/GNAT enzyme Elp3, with product MLVRKPIRMLSGVTIVSVMTHPHRCPHGKCIFCPGGVEYGTPQSYYGNEPTLMRAIENNYDPFYQVHSRLKQYEANSHIPSKVELIIMGGTFLSTPIDYQEWFVSQALEAMNRYPSDEKPKFVYLEDAQLRNETANVRCVGMTVETKPDWAKEWHADQMLRLGVTKVELGVQTVYDDILKKTNRGHTVKDSIEATRILKDAGFKIVYHVMLGLPGSDPDKDLEAFKTLFKDPDFRPDMLKIYPTLVVETAPLAELWKRGLYKPYDTETLVELISEMYRYIPPWVRVMRIQRDIPANIILDGNKKGNLRELVEKRVKEKGIKNNEIRFREVGIRWFHDGILPKEPKLKKIEYEASEGTEVFLSFEDDDGILIGYLRLRYPSDKAHRPEINSKTTIVRELHVYGPEVPVDMLDDFSFQHKGYGSKLLMEAERISVDEFGAKRILVLSGIGAREYYRKKGYYKYGPYMAKDLA from the coding sequence GTGTTAGTGAGAAAACCAATAAGGATGTTATCTGGTGTTACAATAGTCTCTGTTATGACTCATCCTCATAGATGTCCTCACGGTAAATGCATATTTTGTCCCGGTGGTGTAGAATACGGGACTCCACAAAGTTATTATGGTAATGAGCCCACATTAATGAGGGCTATAGAAAACAATTATGATCCATTTTATCAAGTTCATTCTAGGCTAAAACAATATGAAGCAAATAGCCATATTCCCAGCAAAGTCGAGTTAATAATAATGGGTGGAACTTTTCTTTCTACACCTATTGATTACCAAGAATGGTTCGTTTCACAAGCACTAGAAGCAATGAATAGGTATCCCTCTGATGAAAAACCTAAATTCGTTTATTTAGAAGACGCACAGTTGAGAAATGAAACAGCAAACGTAAGATGTGTAGGAATGACTGTTGAAACAAAACCAGATTGGGCTAAGGAATGGCATGCTGATCAAATGTTAAGATTAGGAGTTACTAAAGTGGAATTAGGCGTGCAAACAGTATATGATGATATATTGAAAAAAACTAATAGAGGGCATACAGTTAAAGACTCAATAGAGGCAACTAGGATTCTAAAGGATGCTGGTTTCAAAATTGTTTATCACGTTATGTTAGGTTTACCTGGATCAGATCCAGATAAAGATTTAGAAGCTTTTAAAACACTATTTAAAGACCCAGATTTCAGACCAGATATGCTAAAGATTTATCCAACTTTAGTTGTTGAAACTGCTCCTTTAGCTGAGCTTTGGAAGAGAGGACTTTATAAACCTTATGATACTGAAACATTAGTTGAATTAATTTCTGAAATGTACAGATATATTCCCCCATGGGTTAGGGTAATGAGGATACAGAGGGATATTCCAGCAAATATTATTCTTGACGGTAATAAAAAGGGAAACTTAAGAGAACTAGTAGAGAAGAGGGTAAAAGAAAAGGGAATTAAAAACAATGAAATTAGGTTTAGAGAAGTTGGGATAAGGTGGTTCCATGATGGTATTTTACCAAAAGAACCAAAATTAAAGAAGATTGAATATGAAGCAAGTGAAGGTACTGAAGTTTTCCTCTCATTTGAAGATGATGATGGTATCTTAATCGGTTATTTGAGATTGAGGTATCCTTCTGATAAAGCTCACAGACCGGAAATTAATTCAAAGACTACTATTGTTAGGGAGTTGCACGTATATGGTCCAGAAGTCCCAGTTGATATGTTAGATGATTTCTCTTTCCAACATAAGGGTTATGGAAGTAAACTACTAATGGAGGCAGAAAGGATTTCAGTGGATGAATTTGGTGCTAAAAGGATTTTAGTTCTTTCGGGAATAGGCGCGAGAGAATACTATAGGAAAAAAGGATATTATAAGTACGGTCCTTATATGGCAAAAGACCTAGCGTAA
- a CDS encoding HEPN domain-containing protein: MEEHRNKALEYLNASKLNFEHGFYDIATVLAEEALYLYLVTCLINHEVAIPWYLDFDGLLRILEKHDNKISEFRKNRKIIKVLDQIRIMFRYSSLISISRDDAKEIILFVENIINSLR; the protein is encoded by the coding sequence ATGGAAGAACATAGAAATAAGGCACTAGAGTACTTAAATGCATCTAAGCTTAATTTTGAACATGGTTTTTATGATATCGCAACGGTACTAGCTGAAGAAGCTCTTTACTTATATCTAGTTACTTGCTTAATTAACCACGAAGTAGCTATACCATGGTATTTAGACTTTGATGGACTTTTAAGAATTCTTGAAAAACATGATAATAAGATAAGCGAATTTAGAAAGAATAGGAAAATTATAAAAGTATTAGATCAAATAAGAATTATGTTTAGATATTCGTCCCTCATAAGCATTTCTAGGGATGACGCGAAGGAAATAATATTGTTTGTGGAAAACATTATCAACTCTTTACGCTAG
- a CDS encoding 2-hydroxyacid dehydrogenase, translated as MIISTVKLPEECKRLIPVKDEGITEDDIRNAEIIMLWPSQAREILPKAEKVKIIQTFSAGVDDFPFELLKKDQLLYSNAGAYSISVAEHAFALILALAKGVGVKKRVETYPLNNSTILILGAGGIGSEVAKIAKLGFNMYVIGVSRSFKGTYYDEKYSLKDLEKVIGRADVIVDTLPLNKETRGILNYSVLSKVKEKCIIVNVGRAETVIEDDIYRILKEKPGVRFGTDVFWRVNGKENFSTSKLWELENFTGTPHIAGATANERVLKNALIQACKNVYRILNEGEGENKVKIEDYI; from the coding sequence ATGATTATTTCTACAGTCAAATTACCCGAGGAATGTAAGAGATTAATCCCAGTAAAAGATGAAGGTATTACAGAAGATGATATAAGAAATGCTGAAATTATAATGCTTTGGCCATCTCAAGCTAGAGAAATTTTACCTAAAGCTGAAAAAGTAAAAATAATTCAAACTTTTTCAGCAGGAGTCGATGATTTTCCTTTTGAACTATTAAAGAAAGATCAATTACTGTATTCAAATGCGGGGGCTTATTCTATATCAGTTGCTGAGCACGCTTTTGCACTTATTTTAGCATTAGCTAAGGGTGTTGGAGTGAAGAAAAGAGTTGAAACGTATCCCTTGAATAATTCTACAATACTAATTCTAGGTGCTGGTGGTATAGGATCTGAAGTAGCAAAAATAGCAAAGCTAGGTTTTAATATGTATGTCATTGGTGTATCAAGATCATTTAAAGGAACTTATTATGATGAAAAATATTCACTGAAGGATCTTGAAAAAGTTATAGGAAGGGCAGATGTTATAGTTGATACGCTTCCATTAAATAAAGAGACTAGAGGTATACTAAATTACTCTGTTTTATCAAAAGTTAAGGAAAAATGTATAATTGTAAATGTAGGTAGAGCTGAGACTGTCATAGAAGATGATATATATAGGATTTTGAAGGAAAAACCTGGAGTAAGGTTTGGTACTGATGTTTTTTGGAGAGTCAATGGAAAGGAGAATTTTTCTACCTCTAAACTGTGGGAGTTAGAGAATTTCACTGGAACACCTCACATAGCTGGAGCTACGGCAAATGAAAGGGTATTAAAGAATGCACTTATACAAGCATGCAAAAATGTTTACAGAATACTTAATGAAGGAGAAGGAGAAAATAAAGTGAAAATTGAGGATTACATCTAG
- a CDS encoding APC family permease: MAQRKLFLRESSGLVKNASLKDLVMLNVANMGAGLAVFEGISPYVVQGSLLWLASLITFLITLPLVFTYTYLLLKMPRTGGDYVWISRKLNGAIGSIMGVAFAFNMPPYFALSAFFSVASINLVFLELGTLQHISSLTYLANNVFVNPYGVLTLSQELLFYALAAISFLIIILVNIFRPKWGFTLTTILGIISSLTLIIAMIVVAVNIPDFHQRIPQFLITFNITGTITPFHFSLPATLYMVPFFMSYAYIWLYAGPAVAGEAKEGSLKLNLILGSVLTFIMITFPFLIMDLAAGPAFNLAYYPSFTYNFWSVAIYLASNPILQWILGIGLIAWNYFIMAFGVVVFARYIFAFSFDRLFPAIFAKLNKYSSPVYAHILDLIATLVFLALPLISPSGALALYSYTPLAVAYLFIVSLAGIKVGLNDNNKKLLAMGIVSAVIMAIVEAELLIPSNNYSFSVVTSSGVNWIATAYIISLVGLGVISYFLAKYYRMKKEGIDISLIYKEIPPE, translated from the coding sequence ATGGCACAAAGGAAATTATTCCTTAGAGAGAGTTCTGGATTAGTAAAGAATGCTTCTCTCAAAGATTTAGTTATGCTTAACGTAGCTAATATGGGTGCAGGTTTAGCTGTATTTGAGGGTATTTCACCTTATGTAGTTCAAGGTTCCTTACTTTGGCTAGCAAGCTTAATAACATTTCTAATAACCTTACCTCTAGTGTTTACTTATACGTACCTACTGTTAAAAATGCCAAGAACGGGTGGGGATTATGTTTGGATTTCTAGAAAATTAAACGGAGCTATAGGCTCTATAATGGGTGTCGCATTTGCTTTTAACATGCCACCTTACTTTGCCTTATCAGCATTCTTCTCCGTAGCCTCAATTAACTTAGTATTCTTGGAACTAGGAACACTTCAACATATTTCCTCTTTAACATATTTGGCAAATAACGTTTTTGTAAACCCTTACGGCGTTTTAACACTTTCACAAGAACTATTGTTTTATGCTTTAGCTGCAATCTCTTTCCTGATAATTATACTCGTCAACATATTTAGGCCAAAGTGGGGTTTTACATTAACTACAATTTTAGGAATAATATCTTCACTAACCCTCATAATTGCTATGATTGTTGTAGCGGTTAACATACCAGACTTTCATCAGAGAATACCGCAATTTTTAATAACTTTTAACATAACTGGCACAATAACTCCTTTCCACTTTAGCTTACCAGCAACACTTTACATGGTACCATTCTTCATGTCTTATGCATATATCTGGCTTTATGCTGGTCCAGCAGTTGCTGGTGAAGCAAAAGAAGGATCGTTAAAACTTAACTTAATTTTAGGAAGTGTATTAACCTTCATAATGATAACATTCCCCTTCTTGATCATGGATTTAGCTGCTGGTCCAGCATTTAATTTAGCATATTATCCGTCATTTACTTACAACTTCTGGAGTGTTGCAATATATTTAGCATCAAATCCAATACTTCAGTGGATTTTAGGAATCGGTTTAATAGCTTGGAATTACTTCATAATGGCTTTTGGTGTTGTGGTTTTTGCTAGATATATTTTTGCCTTTTCCTTTGATAGATTATTTCCAGCAATTTTTGCTAAACTTAATAAGTATTCTTCACCAGTTTACGCTCATATACTTGATTTAATAGCTACACTAGTTTTCTTGGCTTTACCATTAATTTCTCCAAGCGGTGCTTTAGCACTTTATTCTTATACTCCATTAGCGGTTGCATATCTTTTTATCGTATCCTTAGCTGGAATAAAAGTGGGTTTAAATGATAACAATAAGAAACTTTTAGCAATGGGTATAGTTTCTGCTGTAATAATGGCTATTGTAGAGGCTGAATTATTAATCCCTAGTAACAATTACTCTTTCAGTGTTGTAACAAGTTCTGGTGTGAATTGGATCGCAACTGCTTATATAATTTCTCTCGTAGGTTTAGGAGTAATATCGTACTTTTTAGCTAAATATTATAGGATGAAAAAGGAAGGAATAGATATATCACTTATCTACAAAGAAATCCCACCAGAATAA
- a CDS encoding DUF504 domain-containing protein — protein sequence MRIKDAIIKIFYTRKDVSEIYLVIRDRVKGTSEIPFSNIERVDNYYIYLNDGETVIPLHRVIEIREKDKTLWKR from the coding sequence ATGCGAATAAAAGATGCTATTATCAAAATTTTTTACACTCGTAAGGATGTAAGTGAGATTTACTTAGTAATTAGAGATAGGGTTAAGGGAACAAGTGAAATTCCCTTTTCAAATATTGAAAGAGTAGACAACTATTATATTTATTTAAATGATGGTGAAACAGTTATTCCTTTACATAGAGTTATTGAAATAAGAGAGAAGGATAAAACTTTGTGGAAAAGATGA
- a CDS encoding nitroreductase family protein encodes MNDILEFLIKRRSVRSFQQKPVDLELIKQLIYVANHAPNSMNNEPWKFIIIIDEEIKKKLSTLHKGASHIALAPIGVAVVAEPEISPETWMVDVVNATMYFVLAAHSVGLGVGWIAAYENKKAKEILGIPDNKVLVTLLSVGYPDPNYKPREKSVKNPESVMFINKWGNMLIRIKEN; translated from the coding sequence ATGAACGATATTCTTGAGTTTCTAATAAAGAGAAGAAGTGTGAGAAGTTTTCAGCAAAAGCCCGTAGATTTAGAGTTAATAAAACAATTAATATATGTAGCAAACCATGCACCAAACTCAATGAATAATGAGCCTTGGAAATTCATTATTATTATAGATGAGGAGATAAAAAAGAAGCTTTCCACGCTACATAAAGGAGCTTCACACATAGCTTTAGCACCTATAGGTGTAGCTGTAGTGGCTGAACCAGAAATAAGTCCAGAAACTTGGATGGTCGATGTAGTAAATGCTACTATGTATTTTGTATTAGCAGCACATTCAGTAGGCTTAGGAGTTGGATGGATAGCAGCTTATGAAAATAAAAAGGCTAAAGAGATCTTAGGAATACCAGATAATAAAGTCCTAGTTACATTACTTTCTGTCGGCTATCCAGATCCTAACTATAAGCCTAGAGAAAAGAGTGTGAAAAATCCGGAGAGTGTGATGTTCATAAATAAGTGGGGAAATATGCTAATTAGGATTAAGGAGAATTAA
- a CDS encoding PEP/pyruvate-binding domain-containing protein — translation MNYTYRLDEINLNMISVVGRKSAYLGELYKMGFDIPPGFVISSAGVNEILKDIQPDINSILSSVNLNNQSDLEKKSGIIRSLILNSKISEEIEEEILERFNSLNSRYVAVRATVTSPLSGSSFAGEYETDLFVTRDNLIQSIKRVIASYYSPRAIAYRLLSQDNSGMAILIQNMINPTVAGTAFSLHPVTEESDYVFIESAFGLGESVTKGLVTPDQYIISKATRSLVSKRISKKVVKLVYDYEEKRIKTIDIEDNSESLKERDAIKVANMTIAVEEIFKRNVNIEWAIDGNKLYLLEVRGVRKIYPEV, via the coding sequence ATGAATTATACATACAGGCTTGACGAAATTAACCTAAATATGATATCAGTAGTTGGAAGAAAGAGTGCTTACTTAGGAGAACTATATAAAATGGGGTTTGATATTCCCCCTGGGTTTGTTATCTCTTCAGCAGGTGTTAATGAAATACTAAAAGATATTCAGCCAGATATAAATTCAATTTTATCATCTGTAAATCTAAATAATCAGAGTGATTTAGAAAAGAAAAGTGGGATTATCAGAAGTCTAATCTTAAATTCTAAGATAAGTGAAGAAATAGAAGAGGAAATTTTAGAGAGATTTAATTCTTTAAACTCAAGGTACGTAGCAGTGAGAGCTACTGTAACTTCCCCTTTAAGTGGGAGTAGTTTTGCTGGAGAATATGAGACAGATCTCTTTGTAACAAGAGATAATTTGATACAGAGTATAAAAAGAGTAATAGCTTCTTATTATAGTCCTAGGGCTATAGCGTATAGACTTTTAAGTCAAGATAACTCCGGTATGGCAATTCTTATTCAGAATATGATAAATCCTACAGTTGCCGGAACAGCATTTTCATTACATCCCGTGACTGAAGAATCGGATTATGTGTTTATAGAATCAGCATTTGGCTTAGGGGAAAGCGTTACAAAAGGACTTGTAACACCAGATCAATATATTATAAGTAAAGCTACAAGAAGTTTAGTTTCAAAGAGAATATCTAAAAAAGTTGTTAAACTCGTTTATGATTATGAAGAAAAAAGAATAAAGACAATTGACATAGAAGATAACTCTGAGAGTTTAAAGGAAAGAGACGCTATTAAGGTTGCTAATATGACAATTGCTGTAGAAGAAATATTCAAAAGAAATGTAAATATTGAATGGGCCATTGATGGAAATAAGCTCTATTTACTAGAAGTCAGAGGTGTGAGAAAAATTTACCCAGAAGTTTAA
- a CDS encoding MarR family transcriptional regulator yields MKRLSPSTKLVLEVISNRKIVKFKELKEITGLSTRTLRYALKELKEMGLIKVLPCLEDARERLYALTEIEECYKIS; encoded by the coding sequence ATGAAAAGACTTTCCCCTTCAACTAAACTCGTTCTTGAAGTAATATCTAATCGTAAAATTGTTAAGTTTAAGGAGTTGAAAGAAATAACTGGACTTTCAACTAGAACTTTACGTTATGCACTAAAAGAGTTGAAAGAAATGGGACTTATAAAAGTTTTACCTTGCTTAGAAGATGCTAGAGAAAGACTTTATGCTTTAACTGAAATTGAAGAATGTTATAAAATAAGTTAA
- a CDS encoding ABC transporter ATP-binding protein, whose protein sequence is MIETKSLKVYYKTPRGIVRAVDNVNISVREKEIVALVGESGSGKTTLGKTILGLIKPTDGKILWNGKEITKLKGKSLKEFRLKNQIIYQDPFDAIDIRLRVYDVVAEGIRLHKLAKSKQEEREMVYNILKSVGLSPPQQFSIAYPTQLSGGQLQRVAIARAIVLNPDFVVADEPVSMLDVSIRADILNIFLNLRENQGTSILMITHDLATAAYVADRIYVMYLGKIVEYGRTDQIVDNPKHPYTQALISSIPIPEPGYVIQVKLSEPDSPVPENGCPLYPRCPFRKEICKKEEPRLKEVEPEHYVACHLY, encoded by the coding sequence ATGATTGAAACTAAAAGCCTTAAAGTTTATTATAAAACGCCAAGAGGAATTGTTCGTGCTGTAGATAATGTCAATATATCCGTTAGGGAAAAGGAGATTGTAGCTTTAGTTGGAGAATCAGGGAGTGGAAAAACCACATTAGGTAAAACAATTTTAGGGTTAATTAAACCTACAGACGGCAAAATTCTTTGGAATGGTAAAGAAATAACAAAGTTAAAGGGAAAGAGTTTAAAGGAATTTAGATTAAAGAATCAAATTATATATCAAGATCCTTTCGATGCAATTGATATTAGACTGAGAGTTTATGATGTAGTTGCTGAAGGAATAAGGCTTCATAAATTAGCTAAAAGTAAACAAGAAGAAAGAGAAATGGTTTACAATATTTTAAAATCTGTTGGCTTATCACCACCACAACAATTTAGTATTGCATACCCTACACAACTATCTGGAGGGCAATTACAAAGAGTTGCAATTGCACGTGCTATTGTTTTAAACCCAGACTTTGTAGTTGCTGACGAACCAGTATCAATGTTAGATGTATCTATAAGGGCGGACATACTTAATATTTTTCTTAATTTAAGGGAAAATCAAGGTACCTCAATACTAATGATAACTCATGATTTAGCTACAGCAGCTTATGTTGCAGATAGAATTTATGTAATGTATTTAGGTAAAATAGTAGAATATGGAAGAACAGATCAAATAGTTGATAATCCAAAGCACCCATATACTCAAGCTCTTATTTCATCAATTCCAATTCCAGAGCCTGGTTACGTTATTCAAGTAAAACTTTCTGAGCCAGATTCTCCAGTTCCAGAAAATGGTTGCCCATTATATCCACGATGCCCATTCAGAAAAGAAATATGTAAGAAAGAAGAGCCAAGATTAAAGGAAGTTGAGCCAGAACATTATGTCGCATGCCACCTATACTGA
- a CDS encoding ABC transporter ATP-binding protein, whose product MIDSAILSIKGLKTYYKTRDGYVKAVDDVSFDVPKGSVVGIAGESGSGKSTIVQSIFKVLPKNAEIKDGKIEFEGKDILKIDEKIFNKEIRWKKISWIPQVSMDVLDPVYKIKDQLLETIFAHEDMSKAEAMELIVNQLKAVNLPLDVLDRYPFELSGGQKQRVIIATALLLNPELVIADEPTTALDVIVQAQILNIIRNLKNERKFSMIFVTHDLALLAGISDYIVILYAGKVVEMGRTEEVFKSPLHPYTQLLLKSIPDIRKRKEKLQGIPGEPPDLINPPQGCRFYPRCPLAMDICKREEPQLINVSPTHYVACHLRK is encoded by the coding sequence ATGATTGATAGTGCTATTCTTTCAATAAAAGGATTAAAAACATATTATAAAACTAGAGATGGTTATGTCAAAGCTGTTGATGATGTAAGTTTTGACGTTCCTAAAGGTTCCGTTGTGGGTATTGCAGGTGAGTCTGGATCTGGTAAATCTACCATTGTTCAGAGTATATTCAAAGTTTTGCCTAAAAATGCTGAAATTAAAGACGGAAAGATAGAATTTGAAGGTAAGGATATACTTAAAATAGATGAAAAAATTTTCAATAAGGAAATTAGGTGGAAAAAAATAAGTTGGATACCTCAAGTATCAATGGATGTTTTAGATCCGGTGTATAAAATTAAAGATCAACTTTTAGAGACTATTTTTGCCCACGAAGATATGAGTAAGGCAGAAGCTATGGAGTTAATTGTTAATCAATTAAAGGCTGTTAACTTACCTTTAGATGTTTTAGATAGATATCCATTTGAGCTTTCTGGAGGACAGAAACAGAGAGTTATTATAGCTACTGCTTTATTATTAAACCCAGAGTTAGTAATAGCTGATGAACCTACTACTGCATTAGATGTTATTGTTCAAGCTCAGATATTGAATATTATTAGAAATCTTAAGAACGAAAGAAAATTTAGCATGATATTTGTAACTCATGATTTAGCATTACTTGCTGGAATAAGTGACTATATTGTTATACTTTATGCTGGTAAGGTTGTTGAAATGGGAAGGACTGAAGAAGTGTTTAAGTCTCCTCTTCATCCATATACACAATTATTACTAAAGTCAATCCCAGATATTAGAAAAAGAAAAGAGAAATTGCAAGGAATTCCAGGTGAGCCACCAGACTTAATTAATCCGCCACAAGGATGTAGATTTTATCCTAGATGTCCATTAGCCATGGATATATGTAAGAGAGAAGAACCCCAATTAATTAATGTAAGTCCTACTCATTATGTGGCTTGTCATTTAAGGAAGTGA
- a CDS encoding ABC transporter permease: protein MNKFVKDLLHRKSFIISVIIIAIFVFIAAAAPILTPYSNPYSTTEYFVAGPYAVPSWATIFPQYKLYPPNMQFALINPKIFGNVSYSFNNDRYVITIPPGKYFNLTYTFYWKYIAPYSFSISFNVTPITTQGVQVNIYFINSTNFKYFLESFAPESYASAFTYPIETLYLNKVNTITVNSLYLNPDNSPFFASLSAYEQTIYSLTFEDYTLGKPGEATIMISIVNLGNTPAKIILTNPIFSDKGKAFGILGTDDNGASVFAEFVYGTRFDLILSLLASILIVGIGLVAGLVAGYVGGKADLILNSITDFFLTIPGLPFIIVLETVLLVSGVLAHISEADLILLIIAGLSWMGTMKIIRSVTLSIKSRTFIEATKALGGNSFYIIRRHVLPNILGVVFAQIAYDVPTVILIESGLDFLGLGITSFPTWGNMLGFATDAASSATSFAWWWVLPPGLGIVLLSIGFYYLGTALQDVLSPYRIRGE from the coding sequence ATGAATAAATTTGTAAAAGATCTTTTACATAGAAAATCCTTTATAATCTCAGTAATCATTATAGCAATATTCGTTTTTATAGCTGCAGCAGCACCTATTCTTACCCCTTATTCAAACCCATATTCTACAACAGAATATTTTGTTGCTGGTCCTTATGCGGTTCCTTCTTGGGCCACTATATTTCCACAATACAAACTTTATCCCCCTAACATGCAGTTCGCTTTGATCAATCCAAAAATTTTTGGTAACGTTTCTTACTCTTTTAATAATGATAGGTATGTTATAACTATCCCACCAGGTAAATATTTTAATTTGACTTACACATTCTATTGGAAGTATATTGCTCCTTATTCCTTTTCGATATCTTTTAACGTAACGCCAATAACAACTCAAGGAGTTCAAGTAAATATATATTTCATAAATTCAACCAACTTTAAATATTTCTTAGAAAGCTTCGCACCAGAATCTTATGCATCTGCATTTACATATCCGATTGAGACTTTATATTTAAATAAGGTTAACACAATAACCGTGAACTCTTTATATTTAAATCCTGATAATAGTCCATTCTTTGCTTCGTTAAGTGCTTATGAGCAGACCATATACAGCTTAACCTTTGAAGACTATACTTTAGGCAAACCTGGTGAAGCTACTATTATGATCTCAATAGTTAATCTTGGAAATACTCCAGCTAAGATAATATTAACTAATCCAATTTTTAGTGACAAAGGAAAAGCTTTTGGTATTTTAGGTACTGATGATAACGGAGCTAGTGTATTTGCTGAATTTGTGTATGGAACTAGATTTGATTTGATACTTAGTTTATTAGCCTCCATATTAATTGTGGGAATAGGTTTAGTAGCAGGACTTGTAGCAGGATATGTAGGTGGTAAAGCTGATCTAATACTTAATTCTATCACGGACTTCTTCCTTACTATACCTGGACTGCCATTCATAATTGTGCTGGAAACTGTTCTTTTAGTTTCTGGTGTATTAGCTCACATAAGTGAGGCTGATCTAATATTGCTAATAATTGCTGGTTTATCATGGATGGGTACCATGAAAATAATTAGATCTGTAACCTTATCTATAAAGAGTAGAACATTTATAGAGGCTACTAAGGCCTTAGGTGGTAACTCGTTCTACATTATTAGAAGGCATGTTTTACCTAATATTTTAGGAGTAGTATTTGCACAAATAGCATATGATGTCCCTACTGTTATATTAATTGAATCGGGACTTGATTTCTTAGGCCTAGGAATTACCAGTTTTCCTACATGGGGTAATATGTTAGGATTTGCTACTGATGCTGCTTCTTCAGCTACTAGTTTTGCTTGGTGGTGGGTTCTTCCACCAGGACTGGGTATAGTTCTTCTCTCGATAGGTTTCTATTATTTGGGAACTGCATTACAAGATGTATTAAGCCCATATAGAATAAGAGGAGAATAA
- a CDS encoding ABC transporter permease, whose translation MSLKEGKRSTFSSVSTRIPVKYLIKRIIERIILIIVIISFLFFLFRVLPLAFHVNPASFYVPPTYKGLSRSTLIEAIDKQWGLNQPFYIQYIDYLKNMLTFNFGYSLTYDESITTLVMQAIPVDLLILIPSLILSTILAIILGILSATRQGKLVDSINSTIAIFTYFIPAFWIFAIVLYYFGYQLGWVPTNIADALTKNGVPLHGFAYVAGLLKFIALPVILLTILSYGVRMILTRAYGIDASNSHFATYLRARGIPNRTILYKHIARNAMIPAITRTGIDFAFVLAGAVFVEEIFNYYGMGVLLVKSAETFDVPVLEAVFYIINLYAIIVLLVLDLVYPFIDPRVKYE comes from the coding sequence ATGTCACTTAAAGAAGGGAAAAGGTCAACATTTTCTTCGGTTTCTACTAGAATTCCAGTAAAATATTTAATAAAAAGGATTATAGAGAGGATTATTCTTATCATTGTTATAATCTCATTCTTATTTTTCCTATTTAGAGTATTACCTCTCGCCTTTCATGTAAATCCAGCTAGCTTTTACGTACCTCCAACATATAAGGGTTTGTCTAGGAGCACATTAATTGAGGCTATTGATAAGCAATGGGGGCTTAATCAGCCATTTTATATTCAGTATATTGATTATTTGAAGAACATGTTAACTTTTAACTTCGGCTATTCTTTAACCTATGATGAAAGTATAACAACACTTGTTATGCAAGCTATCCCAGTTGATTTATTAATATTAATTCCTAGTTTAATTTTGAGTACTATTTTAGCTATAATATTAGGAATTTTATCGGCTACTAGGCAAGGGAAACTTGTTGACAGTATTAACTCTACAATAGCTATATTTACGTATTTTATTCCAGCCTTCTGGATATTTGCAATAGTATTATATTATTTTGGATACCAGTTAGGTTGGGTTCCAACTAATATAGCTGATGCTTTAACTAAAAATGGGGTTCCATTACATGGTTTTGCTTATGTTGCTGGTTTACTCAAGTTTATTGCTCTGCCAGTTATACTTTTGACAATTTTGTCTTATGGAGTAAGGATGATACTAACTAGAGCATATGGAATAGACGCATCAAATAGTCATTTTGCCACTTATCTTAGAGCTAGAGGGATCCCAAATAGAACTATTTTATATAAACATATAGCTAGGAATGCAATGATTCCTGCTATCACTAGGACTGGAATAGATTTTGCCTTTGTTTTAGCAGGCGCTGTATTCGTGGAAGAAATTTTCAACTATTATGGAATGGGAGTGCTATTAGTTAAATCCGCTGAGACCTTTGACGTTCCTGTACTTGAAGCCGTATTCTATATAATTAATCTATATGCAATAATCGTACTTTTGGTTTTAGATTTAGTTTATCCGTTCATAGACCCTAGGGTGAAGTATGAATGA